A portion of the Corynebacterium occultum genome contains these proteins:
- a CDS encoding glycosyltransferase family 4 protein: MRIGIVCPYSFDEPGGVQAHILDLARVLIDAGHHVQVLGPCAPDTEVPDFVVRGGRSLPIPYNGSVARLAIGPHVLRRVRAFIREGDFDVLHIHEPNSPSYSMAALWAAEGPVVATYHASAASSRVLKLSHPLLRPYLEKVRGGIAVSEMARRWQVEQLGGDPVLIPNGVDTEVYRGAHQKYLATRDPQQQQPVEIVFLGRLDESRKGLDILLRALGRLDRQVRVSIMGGGRARSMAGVDFLGRVSDEEKAQVLGRADIYVAPNTGGESFGIVLVEAMAAGCAVIASDLEAFAAVCDSDSTTPAGLLFRNGSDQELAAKLRLLIDEPDIRAELVRAGQERARLYDWSNVARAVLAVYETVTDGTKVAVR; encoded by the coding sequence GTGAGAATCGGTATCGTCTGCCCTTATAGTTTTGATGAACCCGGCGGAGTTCAAGCCCATATCCTTGATTTAGCCAGAGTGCTTATCGACGCCGGACACCATGTCCAGGTGCTCGGCCCCTGCGCCCCAGACACCGAGGTCCCCGACTTCGTGGTCCGTGGTGGCCGCTCCCTCCCCATCCCCTACAACGGATCCGTAGCCCGGCTCGCCATCGGACCCCATGTACTCCGCCGCGTCCGGGCCTTCATCCGGGAGGGCGACTTCGATGTCCTCCACATCCACGAACCAAACTCCCCGAGCTACTCCATGGCCGCCCTGTGGGCCGCTGAGGGGCCGGTGGTGGCCACCTACCACGCCTCCGCCGCCAGCTCCCGGGTGCTCAAACTCTCCCATCCCCTCCTGCGGCCCTATCTGGAGAAGGTCCGGGGCGGAATCGCGGTCTCCGAAATGGCGAGACGTTGGCAGGTGGAACAACTCGGTGGTGACCCGGTGCTCATCCCCAACGGGGTGGACACCGAGGTGTACCGAGGGGCGCACCAGAAATATCTCGCCACCCGTGATCCACAACAGCAGCAGCCCGTGGAGATCGTCTTCCTCGGCCGCCTCGATGAATCCCGCAAGGGACTCGACATCCTGCTCCGTGCCCTCGGCCGCCTCGACCGTCAGGTCCGGGTCTCCATCATGGGTGGTGGCCGGGCCCGCAGCATGGCGGGCGTGGACTTCCTCGGCCGTGTCTCCGATGAAGAGAAAGCTCAGGTCCTCGGTCGGGCCGACATCTACGTCGCCCCCAACACCGGAGGAGAAAGCTTCGGCATCGTCCTGGTTGAGGCGATGGCTGCCGGCTGTGCGGTCATCGCCAGCGATCTGGAGGCCTTTGCCGCCGTCTGTGACAGTGACTCCACCACCCCCGCCGGTCTGCTCTTCCGCAACGGTTCCGATCAGGAACTCGCCGCAAAGCTGCGACTGCTGATCGACGAACCTGATATCCGCGCTGAGCTGGTCCGGGCGGGGCAGGAAAGAGCCCGGCTCTATGACTGGTCGAATGTGGCCCGTGCGGTGCTCGCCGTCTATGAAACCGTCACCGATGGCACCAAGGTGGCTGTCCGGTGA
- the pdxS gene encoding pyridoxal 5'-phosphate synthase lyase subunit PdxS gives MSTNTSTPGTGTGRVKRGLAEMLKGGVIMDVVTAEQAKIAEDSGATAVMALERVPADIRAQGGVSRMSDPDMIDSIIEAVSIPVMAKARIGHFVEAQVLQSLGVDFIDESEVLTPADYTNHIDKFGFKVPFVCGATNLGEALRRINEGAAMIRSKGEAGTGDVSNAVTHMRTIRAEINRLKSMAEDELYVAAKELQAPYELVREVAEKGELPVVLFTAGGIATPADAAMMMQLGADGVFVGSGIFKSGNPEERARAIVQATQNYDDPAVIANVSRGLGEAMVGINVDDIPVPHRLSERGW, from the coding sequence GTGAGCACCAATACTTCTACTCCCGGTACCGGCACCGGTCGGGTCAAGCGTGGCCTGGCTGAAATGCTCAAGGGTGGTGTGATCATGGATGTGGTCACCGCTGAGCAGGCGAAGATCGCCGAAGATTCCGGCGCTACCGCTGTTATGGCGCTGGAGCGTGTTCCCGCCGATATCCGTGCTCAGGGTGGTGTCTCCCGGATGTCCGATCCGGACATGATCGACAGCATCATCGAGGCGGTCTCCATCCCGGTCATGGCCAAGGCTCGTATCGGCCACTTCGTTGAGGCACAGGTCCTGCAGTCCCTGGGCGTCGACTTCATTGACGAGTCCGAGGTGCTCACCCCCGCGGACTACACCAACCACATCGACAAGTTCGGTTTCAAGGTCCCCTTCGTCTGTGGTGCCACCAACCTCGGCGAGGCACTGCGACGCATCAATGAGGGTGCCGCAATGATCCGCTCCAAGGGTGAGGCCGGCACCGGCGACGTCTCCAACGCCGTTACCCACATGCGTACCATCCGGGCTGAGATCAACCGTCTGAAGTCCATGGCGGAGGATGAGCTCTACGTCGCCGCCAAGGAGCTGCAGGCTCCCTATGAGCTGGTCCGCGAGGTCGCCGAGAAGGGTGAACTGCCGGTCGTGCTCTTCACCGCTGGTGGCATCGCCACCCCGGCTGATGCCGCCATGATGATGCAGCTCGGTGCTGACGGTGTCTTCGTCGGCTCCGGTATCTTCAAGTCCGGCAATCCGGAGGAGCGCGCCCGCGCCATCGTCCAGGCCACCCAGAACTACGATGACCCGGCGGTCATCGCGAATGTCTCCCGTGGTCTGGGTGAAGCGATGGTCGGCATCAACGTCGATGACATTCCGGTTCCGCACCGTCTCTCCGAGCGTGGCTGGTAA
- a CDS encoding pyrimidine reductase family protein: MNRLPRPETLPPEELLGPLPGPATAEVRAVAIATLNGAAALGGNTQAMGNATDSVFFHAVRAWSDVILVGAGTVREENYGGVILSEDQRQDRLNIGQDVLPQIAVLTRSLSLNPAARFFTEATSTPLLLVPHATFADPALASQKQALLAAGAEIIDCGDGGMRTVLETLRFHGFKRVDLEGGPRAFAEMFAEDLIDVFHLTIEPRLHAPIEHQLLNVSEGMPTFTRDLHLEHVGVTADGTLFLRYRRPH; the protein is encoded by the coding sequence ATGAACCGCCTTCCCCGACCTGAGACCCTGCCCCCCGAGGAGTTGCTCGGCCCCCTGCCCGGCCCCGCCACGGCGGAGGTCCGGGCGGTGGCCATCGCCACCCTCAACGGTGCCGCCGCACTGGGCGGCAACACCCAGGCCATGGGCAACGCCACCGACTCCGTCTTCTTCCACGCGGTGCGCGCCTGGTCCGATGTGATCCTGGTCGGGGCCGGCACCGTCCGCGAGGAGAACTACGGCGGTGTGATCCTGAGTGAGGACCAGAGACAGGACCGGCTCAATATCGGGCAGGATGTGCTGCCACAGATCGCCGTGCTCACCCGCAGCCTCTCGCTGAACCCGGCGGCCCGCTTCTTCACTGAGGCGACTTCCACTCCCCTGCTGTTGGTGCCACACGCCACTTTCGCCGACCCGGCCCTGGCCTCCCAGAAGCAGGCTCTGCTTGCTGCCGGGGCGGAGATCATCGACTGTGGTGACGGTGGGATGCGCACCGTGCTGGAGACGCTGCGTTTCCACGGTTTCAAAAGGGTGGACCTGGAGGGTGGGCCGCGGGCCTTCGCGGAGATGTTCGCCGAGGATCTCATCGATGTCTTCCACCTGACCATCGAGCCCCGCCTGCACGCCCCCATCGAACATCAGCTGTTGAATGTGTCCGAGGGAATGCCCACCTTCACCCGGGATCTGCACCTGGAGCATGTCGGAGTCACCGCGGACGGCACACTCTTCCTGCGTTACCGTCGTCCCCACTAG
- a CDS encoding copper resistance CopC family protein, whose protein sequence is MSLSRTRSLSHRSLLAAGAAAALTLLSGVVGLGLPPAQAHDSVVGGNPAPNSVVEEFPAQIELEFSGLPQDSFNTVAVSDSDSGEVLFNGEPELDERMVILPVPEDIDPGPGNYTVGFQITSSDGHATRGSITFEVAGDESMDGENTGSATPEDSAGITDGDTEEETTSPEDQLLSGPLGWVFGGVGVILVIGVLIMMITKNRNQS, encoded by the coding sequence GTGAGTCTGTCCCGTACCCGCTCTCTGTCCCATCGCTCATTGTTGGCTGCCGGCGCAGCCGCAGCTCTCACTCTGCTGTCTGGGGTGGTTGGCCTGGGGCTGCCGCCTGCCCAGGCCCATGATTCGGTCGTCGGTGGTAATCCTGCCCCGAATTCCGTGGTGGAGGAATTCCCGGCGCAGATTGAGCTGGAGTTCTCCGGGCTCCCGCAGGATTCCTTCAACACTGTGGCAGTCAGTGACAGTGACAGTGGGGAAGTGCTCTTCAACGGGGAGCCGGAGCTTGATGAACGCATGGTGATTCTGCCGGTTCCGGAGGACATTGATCCGGGACCGGGCAACTACACCGTGGGTTTCCAGATCACCTCCTCTGACGGCCATGCCACCCGTGGCTCCATCACCTTCGAGGTTGCCGGAGATGAGAGCATGGACGGGGAGAACACTGGTTCCGCCACTCCAGAAGACAGTGCAGGAATCACCGATGGCGACACCGAAGAGGAGACCACCTCCCCGGAGGATCAGCTCCTCTCCGGCCCGCTGGGCTGGGTATTCGGGGGTGTCGGTGTCATCCTCGTCATTGGCGTGCTGATCATGATGATCACCAAGAACCGCAATCAGTCCTAG
- a CDS encoding glycosyltransferase family 87 protein, whose product MTFPGNNRLESIWTARASISGQPDAPTRRRLSTDRVGNAILWPLAALLVIHRVFILAINGDTTDDFTTVHSAIRRFLDGVPVYNEIYHHVDPHYLYNPGATLLLSPLGMMPGFGFARFAFIAANAAAIIAALGLLTRMFGFSLRSLIWPATITAAFLTESVRNTLIFSNINGLLLLALVGFLWLLLNEKLWWAGIVIGLAILIKPIFLPLLFLPLVKWQWQTLLGGLAVPALFNVVAWPLVPGASDYLTRLAPYLAEVRDYANSSLSGFAVYFGMPEWLQTLWFLIFAAVGVVGGVTLLRWRYSDPLLWASSTAGLLLTGVFLLSSLGQMYYSMMLFPWLFTLLLRRSVFHTWPAWVAVYLFLSPDEWFSTRWVDYGRWMNFFSPTLGWALLVIITAVVTVFWWRSESRDTVGAGSPTPGTPRE is encoded by the coding sequence GTGACTTTCCCAGGAAACAACAGGCTCGAAAGCATCTGGACGGCCCGGGCATCCATCAGTGGTCAGCCCGACGCTCCCACCAGGCGACGGCTCAGCACGGACCGGGTGGGCAACGCCATACTGTGGCCGCTGGCTGCACTGTTGGTGATCCACCGTGTGTTCATCCTCGCCATCAACGGTGACACCACCGATGACTTCACCACGGTGCACTCCGCCATCCGACGTTTCCTGGACGGGGTGCCGGTCTACAACGAGATCTACCACCACGTGGACCCGCACTACCTCTACAACCCCGGCGCCACGCTCCTGCTCTCCCCACTGGGGATGATGCCCGGTTTCGGTTTTGCCCGCTTCGCCTTCATCGCCGCTAATGCCGCCGCCATCATTGCAGCCTTGGGCCTGCTGACCCGGATGTTCGGTTTCAGCCTGCGCTCGCTGATCTGGCCAGCCACGATCACCGCCGCTTTCCTGACCGAATCAGTCCGCAACACCCTGATCTTCTCCAATATCAACGGTCTCCTATTGCTTGCCTTGGTCGGGTTCCTCTGGTTGCTGCTTAATGAGAAGCTATGGTGGGCGGGCATCGTCATTGGCCTGGCCATCCTGATCAAACCGATCTTCCTGCCGCTGCTTTTCCTGCCGCTGGTGAAGTGGCAGTGGCAGACTCTCCTGGGCGGTCTGGCGGTGCCGGCGCTGTTCAATGTGGTGGCCTGGCCCCTGGTGCCCGGGGCCTCCGACTACCTGACCCGACTGGCCCCTTATCTGGCCGAGGTCCGTGATTACGCCAATAGTTCGCTGTCCGGTTTCGCGGTTTACTTCGGGATGCCGGAGTGGTTACAGACCCTCTGGTTCCTGATCTTCGCCGCGGTGGGCGTGGTCGGTGGGGTGACCCTGCTGCGTTGGCGCTACAGCGATCCGCTGCTGTGGGCGAGCAGTACCGCCGGGCTGCTGCTGACGGGGGTCTTCCTGCTTTCCTCACTGGGTCAGATGTACTACTCCATGATGCTCTTCCCCTGGCTCTTCACCCTGCTGCTGCGCCGCAGCGTCTTCCACACCTGGCCGGCCTGGGTTGCGGTCTACCTCTTCCTCTCCCCCGATGAATGGTTCTCCACCCGCTGGGTGGACTACGGGCGCTGGATGAATTTCTTCAGCCCCACCCTGGGTTGGGCTCTGCTGGTCATCATCACCGCGGTAGTGACGGTGTTCTGGTGGCGAAGCGAAAGTCGTGACACCGTCGGTGCGGGGAGTCCCACCCCGGGAACACCCCGGGAATAG
- a CDS encoding phosphatidylinositol mannoside acyltransferase: MKLRSMFRDLDPAALGYLAGWKIIGRLPEPLARRLFRIGADYASDHGRGMEQLRLNLSRVVGPENVTRDLVRASVRSYARYWLEAFRLPQMMKDPELARQLAESVIGVPALDRSLASGRGVILTLPHSGNWDMAGLFLVNHQGTFTTVAERLKPEVLYEAFVDYRESLGFEVLPLTGGAQPFPQLRQTLEAGGVVCLMGERDLKHSGVPALMFGEETSLPPGPARLARETGAALHVVHSWYPEEGGWGFSISDEVEVGELTETVQRIANLFSANIAAHPVDWHMLQPQWRSDYEERKKQRSGQGDRR, from the coding sequence ATGAAACTGCGCAGCATGTTCCGGGATCTTGATCCCGCCGCCCTCGGCTATCTGGCGGGCTGGAAGATCATCGGCCGGCTGCCGGAGCCCCTGGCCCGTCGGCTCTTCCGCATCGGGGCGGACTACGCCTCCGACCACGGTCGGGGCATGGAGCAGCTGCGACTTAACCTCTCCCGGGTGGTGGGCCCGGAGAATGTCACCCGGGACCTGGTGCGCGCCTCGGTGCGTTCCTATGCCCGTTACTGGCTGGAGGCCTTCCGACTGCCGCAGATGATGAAGGATCCGGAGCTAGCCCGCCAGTTGGCGGAGTCGGTCATCGGAGTGCCCGCCCTGGATCGTTCCCTGGCCTCTGGTCGGGGAGTGATTCTCACCCTGCCGCATTCCGGCAACTGGGATATGGCGGGTCTCTTCCTGGTCAATCACCAGGGCACCTTCACCACGGTGGCGGAAAGACTGAAACCGGAGGTGCTCTATGAGGCTTTCGTCGACTACCGCGAATCCCTGGGCTTTGAGGTGCTGCCGTTGACGGGCGGCGCCCAGCCTTTCCCACAGCTGCGCCAGACCCTCGAGGCCGGTGGGGTGGTCTGTCTGATGGGGGAGCGCGATCTCAAGCACAGTGGGGTGCCCGCCCTGATGTTCGGGGAGGAAACTTCCCTGCCTCCCGGACCCGCCCGACTGGCGCGGGAGACCGGCGCCGCCCTGCATGTGGTCCACTCCTGGTACCCGGAGGAGGGAGGTTGGGGTTTTTCCATCTCCGATGAGGTCGAGGTCGGTGAATTAACGGAGACGGTGCAGCGGATCGCCAATCTTTTCAGCGCCAATATCGCCGCCCACCCGGTGGACTGGCACATGCTGCAGCCGCAGTGGCGTTCCGACTATGAAGAACGGAAGAAACAGCGTTCGGGGCAGGGGGACCGCCGGTGA
- the thrS gene encoding threonine--tRNA ligase encodes MVNATESAPVISASFEVPGGTAVGAAMRELDLPNKGPEAIVCVKDAEGNLKDLSHIPETTAVFTPVAANTEDGRAVIRHSCAHVLAQAVQLEFPGTKLGIGPAIENGFYYDFQVAEPFTPEDLKTIEKRMKRIIKTGQRFERRVYESAEAAAEELKDEPFKLELVQDKGNVDPNSDEATEVGAGDLTAYDNVNPRTNEVEWSDLCRGPHIPTTRYIPAFTLTRSSAAYWRGDQANAGLQRIYGTAWEDKEALEAHQHMLAEAEKRDHRRLGTELDLFSFPDEIGSGLPVFHPNGATVRMEMEEHSRRRHIAAGYSFVTSPHVTKGDLFEKSGHLGFYKEGMFPPLQLDAEYDEDGNETKPGQDYYLKPMNCPMHNLIFDSRGRSYRELPLRLFEFGTVYRYEKSGVVHGLTRARGFTQDDAHIYCTEDQLEQELTTVLQFIISLLKDYGLDDFYLELSTKDPKKFVGSDEIWETSTEILQRVATNSGLDLVPDPEGAAFYGPKISVQAKDAIGRTWQMSTVQLDFNMPERFNLEYTASDGSKKQPIMIHRALFGSIERFFGVLLEHYAGSFPAWLAPQQVMGIPVADDSIPHLEAVTAKLREKGIRATVDTSDDRMQKKIRNHTTGKIPFMLLAGARDVEADAVSFRFPDGTQVNGVPVDEAVALIANWIAERNNTQPSEEAIAARR; translated from the coding sequence ATGGTGAACGCCACCGAATCCGCCCCGGTCATTTCCGCATCTTTCGAGGTTCCCGGCGGCACCGCCGTCGGTGCTGCGATGCGTGAGCTCGACCTTCCGAACAAGGGCCCCGAGGCCATCGTCTGTGTCAAGGATGCCGAGGGCAACCTGAAGGATCTTTCCCACATCCCGGAAACCACGGCGGTCTTCACCCCGGTTGCGGCGAACACCGAGGACGGCCGCGCCGTCATCCGACACTCCTGCGCCCATGTGCTGGCACAGGCCGTGCAGCTGGAGTTCCCTGGCACGAAGCTGGGCATCGGTCCCGCCATCGAGAATGGCTTCTACTATGACTTCCAGGTCGCCGAGCCCTTCACCCCGGAGGACCTCAAGACCATCGAGAAGCGCATGAAACGCATCATCAAGACCGGCCAGCGTTTCGAACGCCGCGTCTACGAGTCCGCGGAAGCTGCCGCTGAAGAGCTCAAGGATGAGCCCTTCAAGCTGGAGCTGGTGCAGGACAAGGGCAATGTCGACCCGAACTCCGATGAGGCCACCGAGGTCGGTGCCGGTGATCTGACCGCCTATGACAACGTCAACCCGCGCACCAATGAGGTCGAGTGGTCGGACCTGTGCCGGGGCCCGCACATCCCCACCACCCGCTATATCCCGGCCTTCACCCTGACCCGCTCCTCCGCCGCCTACTGGCGTGGTGACCAGGCCAACGCCGGTCTGCAGCGTATCTACGGCACTGCCTGGGAAGACAAGGAGGCACTGGAGGCGCACCAGCACATGCTGGCAGAAGCCGAGAAGCGTGATCACCGTCGCCTGGGCACTGAGCTGGATCTCTTCTCCTTCCCGGATGAGATCGGTTCCGGTCTGCCGGTGTTCCACCCCAACGGTGCGACCGTCCGCATGGAGATGGAGGAGCACTCCCGCCGCCGTCACATCGCCGCCGGCTACTCCTTCGTGACCTCTCCGCACGTGACCAAGGGCGACCTCTTCGAGAAGTCCGGTCACCTGGGCTTCTACAAGGAGGGCATGTTCCCGCCGCTGCAGCTCGACGCTGAGTACGACGAGGACGGCAACGAGACCAAACCGGGCCAGGATTATTACCTCAAGCCGATGAACTGCCCCATGCACAACCTGATCTTCGACTCCCGGGGCCGTTCCTACCGTGAGCTGCCGCTGCGGCTGTTCGAGTTCGGCACCGTCTACCGCTACGAGAAGTCCGGCGTTGTCCATGGTCTGACCCGTGCCCGTGGCTTCACCCAGGATGATGCCCACATCTACTGCACCGAGGACCAGCTCGAGCAGGAGCTGACCACCGTCCTGCAATTCATCATCTCCCTGCTCAAGGACTACGGTCTGGATGACTTCTACCTGGAGCTGTCCACCAAGGACCCGAAGAAGTTCGTCGGTTCGGATGAGATCTGGGAGACCTCCACCGAGATTCTGCAGCGCGTGGCCACCAACTCCGGCCTGGACCTGGTTCCCGATCCGGAGGGTGCAGCCTTCTACGGCCCGAAGATCTCCGTACAGGCCAAGGACGCGATCGGCCGTACCTGGCAGATGTCTACCGTCCAGCTGGACTTCAACATGCCGGAGCGCTTCAACCTGGAGTACACCGCCTCGGACGGCTCCAAGAAGCAGCCCATCATGATCCACCGCGCGCTCTTCGGCTCCATCGAGCGTTTCTTCGGTGTGCTGCTCGAGCACTACGCCGGTTCCTTCCCGGCCTGGCTCGCTCCGCAGCAGGTCATGGGCATCCCGGTGGCCGATGATTCCATCCCGCACCTGGAGGCTGTCACCGCCAAGCTGCGGGAGAAGGGTATCCGCGCCACCGTGGACACCTCCGATGACCGCATGCAGAAGAAGATCCGCAACCACACCACCGGCAAGATCCCCTTCATGTTGTTGGCCGGTGCCCGCGATGTGGAAGCAGATGCCGTCAGCTTCCGCTTCCCGGACGGCACCCAGGTCAACGGTGTACCCGTGGATGAGGCCGTGGCGTTGATCGCCAACTGGATCGCAGAACGCAACAACACGCAGCCGAGCGAGGAAGCCATTGCCGCACGACGCTGA
- a CDS encoding copper chaperone PCu(A)C codes for MMTLKRTRLLCVSLLAIFALTLAACGDSSEEGTSTTAAEATTTGGDDQDNAAAVTLEDGVVRATVEDNPMTAIFGELRNNSDEEITITGFRADVAAEAYEIHETVDGVMQEKPGGITLAAGQGHELEPGAEHFMLMGLDAPVEAGDVVLLTMDLSDGSTVELGEVPVRTIAAGDEDYGDLEDHGHDSENHDDVDDGMENEH; via the coding sequence ATGATGACCTTGAAGCGTACCCGTCTGCTCTGCGTATCCCTGCTTGCCATCTTTGCCCTCACTCTCGCGGCCTGTGGTGATTCCTCGGAGGAAGGCACCTCCACCACTGCCGCCGAAGCCACCACCACGGGTGGAGACGATCAGGACAATGCCGCGGCGGTCACCCTCGAGGATGGGGTGGTTCGTGCCACCGTCGAGGACAACCCGATGACCGCCATCTTCGGTGAGCTGCGAAATAACTCCGATGAGGAGATCACCATCACCGGTTTCCGCGCCGATGTGGCGGCCGAAGCCTATGAGATCCACGAGACTGTCGACGGAGTGATGCAGGAAAAGCCGGGCGGTATCACTCTCGCTGCAGGTCAGGGCCATGAGCTTGAGCCGGGTGCTGAGCACTTCATGCTGATGGGTCTGGATGCCCCGGTCGAGGCCGGCGATGTTGTTCTGCTCACCATGGACCTGTCTGATGGTTCCACCGTGGAGCTGGGTGAGGTTCCGGTCCGCACCATCGCCGCCGGCGATGAGGACTACGGTGATCTCGAAGATCATGGCCATGATTCCGAAAACCATGATGACGTAGATGATGGAATGGAGAATGAACACTAG
- the pgsA gene encoding phosphatidylinositol phosphate synthase has translation MLSVHGRKPAALVVEPVARILNRTGITPNTVTVAGALITILIAVLLIPSGHLVWAAILSGIFAAFDMVDGTMARMRGGGTKFGATLDATCDRITDGALFAAITWWLIYSYEAPPSLVVASLVVLISSQVISYVKARGEASGFRIVGGLVERPERLILGLVGVGLQGFGVPYAIDVAIWLLTVGSVITVVQRLRIAARAPQAQDLVAAPEGAAETVEK, from the coding sequence ATGCTTAGTGTCCACGGCCGCAAGCCCGCCGCTCTCGTTGTGGAACCGGTGGCCCGGATACTCAACCGGACGGGGATCACCCCGAATACGGTGACGGTGGCCGGTGCGCTGATCACCATCCTGATCGCAGTGCTGCTGATCCCCAGTGGACACCTGGTCTGGGCGGCGATCCTCTCCGGCATCTTCGCCGCCTTCGACATGGTCGACGGCACCATGGCGCGGATGCGCGGCGGCGGCACCAAATTCGGTGCCACCCTGGACGCCACCTGCGACCGGATCACCGACGGGGCGCTTTTCGCTGCGATCACCTGGTGGTTGATCTACAGCTATGAGGCGCCCCCCTCCCTGGTCGTAGCCTCCCTGGTGGTGCTGATCTCCTCCCAGGTCATCTCCTATGTGAAGGCCCGGGGTGAGGCCAGTGGTTTCCGGATAGTCGGGGGCTTGGTTGAGCGACCCGAACGGCTGATCCTCGGTCTGGTGGGTGTCGGACTGCAAGGCTTCGGTGTCCCTTATGCCATTGATGTGGCGATCTGGCTGCTGACGGTGGGTTCGGTGATCACCGTGGTGCAGCGCCTGCGCATCGCCGCCCGCGCACCCCAGGCACAGGATCTGGTCGCGGCCCCGGAGGGTGCCGCAGAAACAGTGGAGAAGTAG
- a CDS encoding Dyp-type peroxidase, whose translation MNTRIRAGLSRRGFLSGLGVGTGGAALAACTTRVASDVTAPEPEVPSIGVETVDFDGPHQAGVATPAQAHLNLIAFNLREGVDKRGLQRLLRLWTEDARRLTQGETPLGSLEPELADTPARLTVTCGFGPTLFDAVGIGAERPEWLAEIPAFSRDQLDERWGQSDLVLQICADDPLTLAHATRHLIRAGVDYARTHWIQQGFLDARGAQRPGQTPRNLFGQKDGTVNPRNEEDFLEQVWIDEGPQWGRGGTMMVVRRVFMNVDTWEILDRTSREVSVGRDLAEGAPLTGDKEFDEPDMTAVDHTGLPIIDPASHMARSRPPADHPEQVLHRRSYNYDLPPEPELSAALETEGVPVLSNSGLVFICFQRDPGTQFIPIQQRLDEADRLNQWITHIGSAVYFIPPGVSPDGEGGKRYWGAALLEA comes from the coding sequence ATGAACACTAGGATTCGCGCTGGCCTTTCCCGCCGTGGATTTCTCTCCGGACTCGGTGTCGGCACGGGCGGCGCAGCTCTGGCTGCCTGCACCACCCGGGTCGCTTCCGATGTCACCGCCCCGGAACCGGAGGTCCCCAGCATCGGTGTGGAGACCGTCGACTTCGACGGGCCCCACCAGGCGGGGGTGGCAACCCCGGCCCAGGCGCACCTGAACCTGATCGCCTTCAATCTCCGGGAGGGCGTCGATAAGCGGGGTCTGCAACGTCTGCTGCGCCTGTGGACCGAGGATGCCCGCCGTCTGACCCAGGGTGAGACACCGCTTGGATCATTGGAACCGGAACTGGCAGACACCCCCGCCCGGCTGACGGTGACCTGTGGTTTCGGCCCGACGCTTTTCGACGCCGTGGGCATCGGTGCCGAGCGCCCGGAATGGTTGGCGGAGATCCCCGCTTTTAGTCGGGACCAGCTTGATGAGCGTTGGGGACAGTCGGATCTGGTGCTGCAGATCTGCGCCGATGACCCGCTGACCCTGGCGCATGCCACCCGGCACCTGATCCGGGCCGGCGTGGATTATGCCCGCACCCACTGGATTCAGCAGGGCTTCCTGGATGCCCGGGGTGCCCAGCGGCCGGGGCAGACTCCGCGCAATCTCTTCGGACAGAAGGACGGCACCGTCAACCCCCGCAATGAGGAGGATTTCCTGGAGCAGGTGTGGATCGACGAGGGTCCGCAGTGGGGGCGGGGTGGGACCATGATGGTGGTGCGGCGGGTCTTCATGAACGTCGACACCTGGGAGATCCTGGACCGCACCTCCCGTGAAGTGTCGGTGGGGCGTGACCTGGCCGAGGGTGCGCCATTGACCGGGGATAAGGAGTTCGATGAACCGGACATGACGGCCGTGGACCACACCGGCCTGCCGATCATTGACCCAGCCAGTCACATGGCTCGCTCCCGGCCCCCTGCGGATCATCCGGAACAGGTGCTCCACCGCCGTTCCTACAACTATGATCTCCCGCCGGAGCCGGAGCTCTCCGCTGCCCTTGAGACCGAGGGAGTGCCGGTGCTGTCGAACTCGGGTCTGGTGTTCATCTGTTTCCAGAGAGATCCCGGCACGCAGTTCATTCCGATCCAGCAGCGCCTGGATGAGGCCGATCGGCTCAACCAGTGGATCACCCACATCGGTTCCGCCGTCTATTTCATCCCCCCGGGGGTCAGCCCCGATGGTGAGGGCGGGAAGCGTTATTGGGGTGCGGCACTGCTCGAAGCCTGA
- a CDS encoding LemA family protein, translating to MTIIYILLAVAITALLLWAYFTAQRLNRLHIRTDSALQNLQAALDLRASLAEALVPELTAVARSATALPLAHGQYDRRAAQERRLSEALSVQVAGQGVLPAPLIEANARVELAHRFYNDAVTTTRALRTRPLVRVCRLGGTAPLPDYFELAYLEVGEP from the coding sequence GTGACCATCATCTACATTCTGCTGGCGGTGGCGATCACCGCGCTGCTGCTCTGGGCCTATTTCACCGCCCAACGGCTCAACCGCCTGCATATCCGCACCGACTCCGCCCTGCAGAACCTGCAGGCCGCACTGGATCTACGGGCCTCACTGGCGGAAGCTCTGGTGCCGGAGTTGACGGCGGTGGCCCGTTCGGCGACCGCACTACCACTGGCGCACGGTCAGTATGACCGTCGGGCGGCGCAGGAGAGACGTCTTTCAGAGGCACTGTCGGTGCAGGTTGCCGGGCAAGGTGTGCTGCCGGCACCGCTGATCGAGGCCAATGCCAGGGTTGAGTTGGCGCATCGTTTCTACAATGACGCGGTCACCACCACCAGGGCGCTGCGGACCCGGCCGCTGGTGAGGGTCTGCCGACTGGGTGGTACCGCTCCGTTGCCGGACTATTTTGAGCTCGCTTATCTGGAGGTCGGGGAGCCCTGA